The segment TGCAAGTCATAAGGATAGCACAGTTATTTCTTACTAGAAATACGAAATATAGCTGCAACAGCCACAGCCCACAGGGCGGCCACTATTGCATATTTGCATTTACTAGTGCTGTTCTGATAGGTCATGTCTATTGAGCCAGTTTGAGATCTATCACCGTAGGCACGACGACCTAGGTCAGAGCCGTGGCATGAcccatttaattttttattttatatttcttaatttttctgtttttttagtttttctgaattttttacATATTAATAGCTAACGAGCTAAAAAATACCATCAAACTTATCGTTCCACAGGTCGACACAACACGGCCCAGCCTGGCCTTAAGTGGATTGTGCCTAGACCGAAGTCTCGACACGCAGGCCGACACGGCACAACCCACTTAGCTAACGGACCTAACCAGATCGTGATTAAACGAGCTAGGCCGGACCCCACGTATTTGGACAGCTTTAGCATTTACCATCAAGGTGTGCAAATGTGCTATATTGTTATCCCATCACTTTTTCACACATAGAAATAAAAGTTTCGAGAAGATAGAAAGAAGTCAAAAATAATTGCGCTTCACTTGTAGTTGGGTGAAAAGGAATGATTAGATTCACCACCGATTTCAACTAAAGGGCTAGCATATTGATATAGGATCAGCGAACGCACCCGGCGAGCAAGGTCAAACTGGGAGAGGATGCCATCGGCGGTTTTATCGTCATGTTGATGTTCTTGTGTGCCGTCCGTATCGCGTGCATCCTCACCTGCAACCCCGATAGACGGAAGACACCTTCCCTGTCTCAAATTCCACAGACGAAGCCGAGGTGGTTGAAATGGGGAGAAGGTGAGGGGGCGATACCTGGGTGGGGCGCATGGTGGCCTCGAGCGCGGAGAGGTGGTGGTCGAAGGAGCCGAGGATGACGACCATGCCGTCCATGTTCCCCTAGCTCCTCCACAGCGAGTCCCGCAGCATGGCCGCCCACCACGATAGCACGTCCATCGTCTGCGGCAGCACCGCCACTGCCATCCCTCCTCCTCACAGATGGTAGATCAAGCGCAAGCCTTCTCTCAGGAGGCCAGGGAGATATCGGCGCGAAAAGGAGAATGCACAAGGGGGAGGAGTCGGAGGAAGAGGGGAAGGAAGAATTGTTCGAACGCCTCCGCGAGATTCGTGTAGGAGTGCTAACCATTGACCACAGCGACGGCTCGAATTGTAGTGCAGGGGAGCTGCGGGTGGCCTCGAGGATGTTCCGTTGTTGCGGTGGATAGTTTGGATGGGCTCGGTGCATGGAGTAGGTTGTCAGCTGTGTCGGTTGTTCGAACGGGCGGTGTGGATCAGGTCCACCGCAAGTTTATCCGGTTATgcattttgggcatatttggcTTGAACTTGCCACGTCTAGACTTAGTTAcctataattttttagttattattttttatttttttattttattacagGCGTCTTCTCACTATGCGATCTACTTTTGAGACCTTTTGGGTGCGGAACGAAAGTCAAACTCCCGCCGACTCTCTCCACCCATAAAGTTTTGCTGCTAGACTACCAGCCATCCGTTTATTTAGTTGATTATCATAATTGTAGTATTGGTAGCCGTTAAGCTAcacttatatatttttttactaactTTATTATATTATAGTTAATAATTTATTAAACACACCGTCACACTTAGTTTATCCGTGATAAATATAGTTGCAATCTAAGTCATTTGGGCTACTAACTTTTTTTGCAGTTTGCACCCTCACGAATTGAAATTACTTCCTCCAGTCCAGATCCGGTTGCTGGAGCTTGTTGATGATGCCATACTGACCATCACCGATCTCTCTCTACCTCTGTACCTTGGTCCTTCTGGTCATGATAGGGGTCGGGATCCATGTCGCGTGACACGACTCCGAACTAGTGTATTAATTATTGTGTGTAAATTTTTAGCTTCCGTAACAATACATGGACGTTCCATTagtattaattaattttttaatatttaaatttaataGGTGTCTCGTTTTTAGTTTTGGCTCGGCCTCTAAATCAGCCTTGCAAGCAAACAATAAATGGCCCAGTTACAACTGGTAGGCCCAATATAGAATTGTCCATATCCCATTCGGCCCACGTTGGCATGCAGTATGCATGTGTACGGGCAGTTGCACCATTGTCAATGAGCTGCTTTGGGTCAGCAGTTCAGCACCCAACTTGTCTCATAGTCTATTTGTTTCGGTGGTGAATTATTAAAAATAGTTTGTAAATTATAAATTGTAACAGTTGAATTATACAATCTGCAGAAGCTGGTAGAAGACAGATTGCTAGATTGTTATAATATAAGGACTAAATTGTACAAtatagcttttacaatccaatcTATTTGTTTCTGCTTTAAAATCTGCAAGTTGAAACAAATAAGCTCTCAACCTATGTAGtaggtttcttttttcttcaccTCCACCTAACACGTGAATATGCTACATGAAAATACGCTTTCAAACTGTGAACTTCTTCTTGTATATATAAATAGGTGAGCATCACAATTTTAACCCTATGAACCTTAGTAAGTAGGTTCACATCTCACGAGTCATGACCCTATCATGCACCATAGCGtgacaaaaaaattatcatttAGTTTTGTTTGTTGTGGATCCATCTTAGATACGAGTACTAATAATGTTAAACATTAGATAGAAGAAGATAAATTTAGCTCTTTTTGATATATGTGGTAGTGTGTGGCGTCTCAAGAAGAAGATAAATTTAGCTCCCTTGTGATATATGTGGGGCGCCTCAAGAGCTGCAATACACCGTGGATAGATTACAATCAAATTCTCAACCTTGATTTGTTTTCAAATTCTCAATTTTATTAGTAAGAGGAACCATCCGATCATGGAAGTTTTTTGTCTGTTCGAGCTTAGCGGCTTGGCACAACAGCACTTAAACAAATGCGATAGCAAAGTGCCGAAGTACGGGGTGGATGAACAACAACCACACAAAAGGATAAGATACCTGCCAATAATATGGATGAAAAGGAAGAAACTTGAAATAACTTATAGGTGACTGATAGTGAAGTAGTACCATgaggaaaggaaaaaagaacccCGATGTGATAGTGAAATAGGACATGAAATTATGCTAAAATCCCAAGCAATTGTGAATCTTCTCATCTGTCATAAAGCCTTGCACACACTTACCAATGAAAATAGATTAATTATTCTATCCGAGTGTGATTAGTTTCCCACAATAATCTCCCTTAGTAACCTATTCTCTACAAGATGCGTTTTGGCTACTGTTTTTGTTTGCACTATACGTCATCGATTGGGGATATCAAGGCTTTGTTTGAGATTGCTTATTGGTCATTGCATCACTTACCATCTGTTACTCTACTCGGTTATCCTTTGAAATATACcgttttctttgaaaaaaattgtaggAGAAGTTTTTTCTCActctaaaaaaacatattacCATGCCTGAAGTGTAGCTTCTACCCTAAtcttcttccacttggcaacATACCCACATGTTGTTTGAtgaaaaaaacaacaacagcATTTGGAGCTCTTTCTTTCTGACTCAGTAACATGTTATTACCACATAGGTGACAATAGTATATATATCATTTCCAATAAAGAAGTATCCATATCATTTCGATAAAGAAATATCCATATCTCATATTGTTGTTGGCTTCCTACAGGACTAGAACAAGGGtaatttaatagaaaaaaaatctattttacaACCGTCAACTATGAACTCAGTCTGGTTTTCATAAAACTTTTAAATTCAAaaggaaataattttatagttcACAATCGAAAAGTGAAATGGTTCAATATTGATGATCGAAAACCATACTGTGCTCATAGTTGAGGGTTGTAATATGGATTTTTGTTCTAATTTACTATGAGAGTGCGTGTGCCCCACCATTTTAACATCGGTGATACAAATTAAACTTTGGCATTAGCAGAGAGataaaacacatattttttcctCCATAAACTAACTAGGGAGAATATGATGTTGCTAAGGTCAATAAAGATAAACATAACCTCCAGCACACACTAAAGTAAGCTAAGCTCGAGTGGAGTACTAAAGTCttacttattttttattctaattatagATTATAacttcaaaaacaaaaacaaaacacaAACAACCCTAATATAAAACCTGATTTTCACGATCCATAAGCCAAATTATACTATAAAATTTCACAATCCACAAGGTAAATTATACTACAAAATCTCACAATAtacaatttaataaaaaataacttCCACAAATTctataaactaaaataaattatcataaTCTCACGCTAAAACAAATAACGCCTAAAACCATCCACATCCGTTCTGTAATCGTAGATATCCATGGTGCAGCCAGGCCACttcccttctctcctctcttctctccggTGGCCCATCGACACGCAAGCTGCAGCCCCCAAAGCTAGCAAAACGAGAGGCCAGGAACGTCCACCAAATACCTATctggagaggaaaaaaaaaacgacaCGCAAAATATCTCAAAAAAATCCTTTGCGGAGCAAAATATCTCAAAAAATCCCTTTGCCTTCCCCTCCTCCGGTTTGCTGATGATCACCCCGCCCCTGACGTGGCGGATATTTTCCCTCACCGCGGGGAAAAAATAGGGTTGCAGATATTTTCCCTCACCGCTCCCTTCTTCTCCCCTCTCGTCCTCCGATCGGATGTCTCCCGACGCCGACGCGGTCAcggcctccgccgccggcgGGGGCGGTGGCGGAGAGGCTTCTGgcgcgtcgccgtcgccgtcccaGTCCCGCGCCGCCGCTGGCCGGGGGGTGGTGCGGTGGGACCAGATCCTCCCGCGCTGCTCCCTCCGGGTCCTCCTCGTCGAGCACGACGACTCCACGCGCCAGGTCGTCACCGCGCTCCTCCGCAAGTGCGGCTACCGCGGTGGGTCCCTCTCTCCCCGTCCCGCGCCGGCCGCTCTCGTGTGTCCGTGGGGGTTTGATTCTGAAGAGAAGTTGGGGTTTGATtctgttttttcttctctcggaggtggcagtggcggcggtggcggacggGATGAAGGCGTGGCAGGTCATGCGTGAGCGCGCGTACGCTTTCGACCTCGTGCTCACGGAGGTCGCCATGCCCACGCTCTCCGGCATCCAGCTGCTCGCCAGGGTCGTCGCCGCTGATGAGTGCAAGAACATCCCCGTCATCAGTAAGCCCCTGGCCTTCGATTAAGCCCGACTCTATTGCTTCGTGTGTCCTGACGTGGCTTAATTTGGATCAACTCAAGCTTGGGAACTGGATTAGGTCTCACTAACTAAGCGGTTACTTTAAGCAAGGGACTTCGTGTCGGACTTTTATGCTTACTGCTCATTTCTGCCTGGATTTTTTATTGTTGTCTGTACATGGGTGTTACTAAAACGGGATGATTGGCGCCGACTTCTAATGGTGGTAGTGTCCTGTATTCTTGTATAGGTTACTTTGTATGGATGACTTTAATGTAACTGGATCATTATTGCTGGATTCACCTGTCATGTTGTTCTAGCAATTGCCGTGGGTATAATAAGAAAGTATTGCATTTATTTTAAACTTATGTGGATATCGCTGTTGGATTAAATTGACATTTCAATTTAAATTGGTGCAGGATGTTAGAGAGTGTTAGGAATGTGGGAGTGGAGGTAGTTTGTTCGCAAAGTTTCCGTGGTAAATATTGTTCTGTTTTGCAGAATTTGATTTAAAACATGTGATTGAAGGCGGAATTTTAGATTGAGTGGATTTTGAGTGGTATACGGATTGTGTGTTAGGGTCTAATAACATGCTTGACTGGGAAATTACACCATTTTATGGTGCCTGCAATGAAGCTTCACATATCCAAGGCCTGAACTTTTCcaaaaaatagtaaatattGAATTGCCTGAACTTTTCCAAAGATGAGGTGCTGCTAGTCTTGGAAATCAAATTAGTAAATATTGAATTTCTCGAACTTTTCCAAAGATGAGGTGTTGCTAGTCTTGGAAATCAAATTAGTAAATATTGAATTGCAGTATTCTAGGTAGCCATAAGAACTAAGAGAGCAATCACATTACCGTTAAGTACTTAATATTTTAATGGTATTGGATCTATGCTAAATATAGGCGATGTTTACATTAAGAGAACACAAAAAAGACTACTAAATATGAACTACCATGGCCCAAATAACAAAACAAGAGCTATTCAACACGTGATTGGTGTGTTTACGGAAATGCAATCACAATTGTAACACTGTTTTCCTAATGTGACAAACACATGAGCAGCTGATTGGCCTAGTAGAGTGATGGGTGGTCTATATATGATACTTATAATGGAACATATGCATCATGAGCAGCCTTGACTTAGATACTGATGCATCAGATATTTGGATTTGTTATGGCATTTCATGGTTTTTCTCTGGTTGGCTGTGGCAGTGATGTCGTCCCAAGATTCTATCAGCACTGTGCTTAAGTGCATGCAGAAGGGTGCGGTGGACTTCCTTGTGAAACCAGTGAGAAAGAATGAGTTGCGTAACTTATGGCAACATGTATGGAGGCGACATGCAGTAAGTCCTCCTTTTTGCAGGTCTTTAAGAACATGCTTTCTTTTGCAACCAGCCTTTTGGTGCGTGTGTCAAAATGTAACCTTCTTCAAATACATCGTTTGATTTATATTGGCCAAACTGTCTGTATTTAGATTGGACACTTTTTCTTGAAATACTATATACAGTACTGAAGTAGTGTTATATAATATGCCGCAATTTTGGTTATCTAATATCCTAAGGGATATTGGTGATGTGATTATTAAGGCTTTTAGCAATTATCTTTTATGTATTTTAGTTTTATCAGGGATACTTAGGCTTGGGAATTTAATGCAGATGAATAGCCAAATAAATGCATCGGAAAATAATGCAGCCAGCAATCATTTGAGTGCCAATGCTGCTGATTCGTCAAAGACAGGAGAAAACAGCGATGAGGAAAGTGATGGTCATGTGAGTATCTGATCCGGCTTACACCTTATCTACCTGGTATTGAAACAATTGTTGGATTGCAAATTTACAACACTGTTAAGTTCAACAAATCCAGCCAAACAGAAATAAAAAGTTTTGACAGTAAAGTATTTAGAGACACTTCTTTATCTATGATATTTCTTTTCATGACTTTACCCAGTGAATATAGCTAGCAATCTATACTAAAATAATTTAGAGTTCATCATTATTGGTCTTCTATGCAGTTCTGATATATTCTGTACATTCATATTGGATTTCCCTTTCACTTACATTGTGGAGGCTGTTTTTCCTTTCAGAGCTTTGGTAGCAAGAGGGAGACTGAAATTCAGAGTGTTGAAAAATTACCTGAGATCCTTAAAGATGAAGGGGCAGGCTcatccagaaaaaataaaatacagaGCGAGTCTTATGGTGGAGTAAACACAAAAGCGCATGCCTCAAAAGGTAGTGATGGTAAGGAATTTGGACATGGTTACCTGATCTTTGATTATTATGTGCTCTGTCAGTGAGAGTGTCTACTATGCTGTGCACGTATAATAGTTGATTGTGATTTCACCTCCTGCAGGTGCTTTAAGTGGAAGTGCATGCAACATTAGTAACTTGCAAGCGTTTTCAGCCGAGACAAATGTGCGTTCCAAATGCCTTAATGGTACTACATCTGCAAAGTTTGCTGAGCAAATAATGGATAATGCTTTAAGGATTGCTGATGCAAGTTCACGTCATCCAAGCAATCTTGGCAAAGATTTGGCTATGACCCAACCAACAACTGACAGAAAATGCAAATCTTCAGTGTTGGAAAGTATTGCTGTCACGGAAAATAACCTTGGTGAAAACTCAAAGGGTGCTGCAAGAGGCCATGCTGAATCTTGCCCCTCCCAATTTCTGGAGATCAACTTAGGAAAGCAACACTGTCTTAATGGTTATACAAACCAAGAGTTCAGGGAAAAAGATATCTTTAATCACTCAAATTCGTCTGCCTTTTCAAGGTACTTCTTGTTGGTGAAATTCTAAATCTTAATCCAAATAAATTCCGATATCATTTTCAGTCGGTGAATGTGGTTCAAAGAAAATTCAGTTATTGAATGGCTTTCTTTCAATTTCATTTGTTTCTTTGAGGTTATATGTTTTTGGTAGTTTTAGACCCATAGGTCAATTCAATATTATTAATTGCTCAAACATGGTGCATAACTAACTAGCTTTACTTTGCTTGTTCGGTGCTTCAACATGACACAGATATGGTAATAAAAGGATAGAACCATCATCTCAGCAACAGTTGTTCCCTTCGCTCCGCATAGCTCGTCAAGAACCTGTTTATGGAAAGGACCCAGTTCTCCAACCCAATGGGGTATTGCCTTCCCATGAACATAATACAGGCGAGAGTAGAATGCAAGCTCAAATTCCTTTGGACAGTAGCATGGATGGTGCTGCCATCCTGTGTTCCAGTAGGGCAAGAGAAAAAGCTGGTACAAGCAGTTCCTCCCATAGAAAGGACAGTTTGAGCCATCCTTCATATGGGTTTATACCTCTTCCAATTCCTGTTGGTGCTGCGATGCCCTACCATTATGGTGCAATTCTGCAACCATTATACTACCCACAGGCTTCTCATGTGCATTGTGATTCAGCTGGAATCAACAAGGCAGCAATTCAGCATGCCTCTGGTAAATTTAATTACCATGAAAATCATTGTAAACTATCTCAGGTAGATGAACACAAACAGTTGGACGAAAATCAGCAGTTGCATCATTCAAGACAAATTCTCCGAGAATCAGGAGAACCAATTCATATGGTGGGATCTCATGTGGAGCGTGTTAACCAGAGTGCTAGCTGCAGCAAGGATATCCGTAAAGGAAGTGGATGCACTGGTAGTGGTGAAACTGACATCAATACAAATACGGTAGTTGCCCTAGAAAGTGGCAATGAAAGCGGTGTTCAGAACTGCAGTAATAATGGATTGGATAGTGATCGATCTCGCCGTGAAGCTGCCTTGATAAAGTTCCGCATGAAAAGGAAGGACAGATGCTTTGAGAAAAAGGTATTTTGTCATCATAAATAATGAATGAATGATGCTATTTTTGTTTGTGACTTTGTGTAAATAGTTACCCAGGTAGTTGGTCATTCTTACGATGATTTCTTTATCCAactatcttttatttttcatctCTACAGGTTAGATATCATAGCAGGAAGAAGCTCGCAGAGCAAAGACCAAGAGTTAAGGGGCAGTTTGTGAGCCAAAAGCTGAAATCAACTACGACAACAGATGCAGAAACTGACTCGTGACGGTGTTAATTCATAATTGTAATTTTGATTCTTCCCTTCCCAGGCGAGGGCAACTGATGTGGTAAGAGTGAAGGCTGGCAAAAGTTTTCCTTCCATGGTTAGCCTCTTGTCGGTTGTTTGCTGGCGTTCAAGCCATATTTTGTAAAGTAGTACGTCACATTGACAAATGTTCATGGGAAAAAAGGGAAATGAACGCAAATATTCAGATTTTCTTTAGTTACTTTGATGTTTGGGGAGTGTACAGCTTATTCACTCATTTTGTTGCCACTACAATAGTACTAAGTTGTAATTACCACTACTATACAAACTTAGAACAGCCTTGCAGTCAGCCAGTCTTACTGTCCAGTGGAATCATGTCATTTATTGCTTAATCCTGCAAGTAATTGTCTCGATAAGACTTCCTCTATGCTATGCAAATTATGGTTTGTTAAATCTCAGCATTTTGCTTGCCTGTAAACTGAACTTGCAGCAAgctccttctcttttttctcaTCTGACACTTTCAACTATTCAGGCGCACATATCCTTTGCCTGGCTTGTACTCCGGAAATCTTTTGACTGTGCAAATATCTAACAACTACATGCAGGGCGGATCCACGGTGGGGGTGGGGGCTCCCAGTGCGCCCAGGTTATAAGCCCTATTTTTAGGATTTGTTGGGTAGAattttttctgattcaaattttcTGCGGAGATTAATTTTTTGAGTGAAATGAttttgtggctgaaagtgattctttagAATAAATTATATGAAAGAAGTAATTCTGTGCAGAAAGTGAATCAGAGTAAGCTGTTTTGTTCAGCTCTTTAACTTCTgatttattttagagaatcactcttACAGATTTCACTTAAGAAGCTAAAAAGTTGAAAGTTACTCTTTGATAGATTTCTCTAATTTTAGTTAGTTGAAAAGCTGCTCTGTGAGCTCTGTTAAATAGTCTTTTAATTTTTggtatgaaagaaaaagaaagaacctTTACTTGATGACTCTTAATTCGCCATTGAGTGCAAGGACCCACGGAGTAAGAGGAATCCACAATTCCTTGCGGGCAATTCAGGAGCATCTACCTTTACAGCGATGACAGGGTGCATCCTCTCATCTCAGCTAGCTAATATATTCCGTTGGAGCTTGCACCTCAAGGTTGGCACATTTCTTTGCCGTGCTGGGCCTCCAGCTTATAAACCGCAGGATTCCTCAGCTGCGAAAGCGACCACACGCAACGCAAGCAAGCGCATGACACTCCTGTGATTCTGTCGAGCTAGGCGGCAATGGAGGGAAGAGCAGCAGGGCCGGCCGTGTCGTTGGTGGTGTGGTTGCTGGTTTGCTTCGACGTTGTGGCGGTGGTGGCCGGTGACCAGagcgaggcggtggcggcgggaggGCCGGAGTCGAGCGTGCTGTGCGTCAGCAAGTGCGGGACGTGCCCGACGATATGCACGTCGTCCCCGCCGTCGATTGTGCCTCTGACcgcgccctcgccgccgtcgtcaTTGCTGCCACTGTCCGCGCCCCCGCCGCCGTACCtggagctgctgctgccgccaccGCCTGGAGACGAGTACGACCTGCTGCCCCCGCCCACGCCGACAACGAACCCGCCGCAGTCCCCGTGCCCGACCCCGCCTtctccgtcgtcgtcgtcgtcggagcctccaccgtcaccaccaccgccaccgaaGAGCAGCAGcgggtcgtcgtcgtcgcccccGTCGGCCCCCTCCCACTTCTCGTCCCCGCCGTCCCCGCCGTCGTCGTCCAACCCGTACTACTACCTCTACCTCTCCGGCGGTGGCAAGACCCGCGGCCGCGCGTCGAGCGCTTGCGCGGCCCTCATCGTGGCCGCGCTCCTGCCCGTCGTCACCTTTTTCAAGTGACACTCTCTGTTAGTAGCTCAGCTGTTCAGGCCGGCCGGCATTAATACTAGACCATGCATTATATTAcgtgcttttttatttttttatttgatgaaaTTACTTTTGTGTACAATTAATTTGTTGACTGTGTAATATAATGTTTCTGTAAACACCTTAATTAATTTGTAAAGTGAACTATAGTGGCCCACGAGTCAAGAGACCCAAAGTGTGTCATACATAAATTAAACTTGGCTGTTTTCAatgtttttttaggaaaatggAAGCTTTATTTACTATTaccattacatcaaaatgatacAACCGTATAAGAGTCTATCTCTGATTTTTGCATAACAAAAATGCATGTAGctaaaagaagcaacaaaaacgCTAAGACCAAAAGAAGTATAGTTGAACAAGATGGGAAGCTGTTTTCAATGTATTTGACCATAGTTTGGTTCAATGCATTTCATTGCTCAAGTGTCAGTAGCCAAAGAATCGCAGGCCCAAGCTGCATGCAAAACGTTTTCCAGCCCAGCTGCTAGCCCATTTTGCATTGCTTTCCTCTCCACAGCACCGTTGCCCAAATGCTTAAAGCTGGCCGCATCAAGGAGGGCAACTCGATCGTTctgcatttaaaaaaaaagcctTTTTATCTGTCACCTAGGAAGGAGCAAAAGCTTACAGCAAATGCCTGCTCGATCCAGACGATTTGATCACTTCCTTGAA is part of the Phragmites australis chromosome 12, lpPhrAust1.1, whole genome shotgun sequence genome and harbors:
- the LOC133886700 gene encoding two-component response regulator-like APRR3 isoform X2, translating into MSPDADAVTASAAGGGGGGEASGASPSPSQSRAAAGRGVVRWDQILPRCSLRVLLVEHDDSTRQVVTALLRKCGYRVAAVADGMKAWQVMRERAYAFDLVLTEVAMPTLSGIQLLARVVAADECKNIPVIMMSSQDSISTVLKCMQKGAVDFLVKPVRKNELRNLWQHVWRRHAMNSQINASENNAASNHLSANAADSSKTGENSDEESDGHSFGSKRETEIQSVEKLPEILKDEGAGSSRKNKIQSESYGGVNTKAHASKGALSGSACNISNLQAFSAETNVRSKCLNGTTSAKFAEQIMDNALRIADASSRHPSNLGKDLAMTQPTTDRKCKSSVLESIAVTENNLGENSKGAARGHAESCPSQFLEINLGKQHCLNGYTNQEFREKDIFNHSNSSAFSRYGNKRIEPSSQQQLFPSLRIARQEPVYGKDPVLQPNGVLPSHEHNTGESRMQAQIPLDSSMDGAAILCSSRAREKAGTSSSSHRKDSLSHPSYGFIPLPIPVGAAMPYHYGAILQPLYYPQASHVHCDSAGINKAAIQHASGKFNYHENHCKLSQVDEHKQLDENQQLHHSRQILRESGEPIHMVGSHVERVNQSASCSKDIRKGSGCTGSGETDINTNTVVALESGNESGVQNCSNNGLDSDRSRREAALIKFRMKRKDRCFEKKVRYHSRKKLAEQRPRVKGQFVSQKLKSTTTTDAETDS
- the LOC133886700 gene encoding two-component response regulator-like APRR3 isoform X4, with product MLESVRNVGVEVVCSQSFRVMSSQDSISTVLKCMQKGAVDFLVKPVRKNELRNLWQHVWRRHAMNSQINASENNAASNHLSANAADSSKTGENSDEESDGHSFGSKRETEIQSVEKLPEILKDEGAGSSRKNKIQSESYGGVNTKAHASKGSDGALSGSACNISNLQAFSAETNVRSKCLNGTTSAKFAEQIMDNALRIADASSRHPSNLGKDLAMTQPTTDRKCKSSVLESIAVTENNLGENSKGAARGHAESCPSQFLEINLGKQHCLNGYTNQEFREKDIFNHSNSSAFSRYGNKRIEPSSQQQLFPSLRIARQEPVYGKDPVLQPNGVLPSHEHNTGESRMQAQIPLDSSMDGAAILCSSRAREKAGTSSSSHRKDSLSHPSYGFIPLPIPVGAAMPYHYGAILQPLYYPQASHVHCDSAGINKAAIQHASGKFNYHENHCKLSQVDEHKQLDENQQLHHSRQILRESGEPIHMVGSHVERVNQSASCSKDIRKGSGCTGSGETDINTNTVVALESGNESGVQNCSNNGLDSDRSRREAALIKFRMKRKDRCFEKKVRYHSRKKLAEQRPRVKGQFVSQKLKSTTTTDAETDS
- the LOC133886886 gene encoding arabinogalactan protein 1-like isoform X1 — its product is MTGCILSSQLANIFRWSLHLKAAMEGRAAGPAVSLVVWLLVCFDVVAVVAGDQSEAVAAGGPESSVLCVSKCGTCPTICTSSPPSIVPLTAPSPPSSLLPLSAPPPPYLELLLPPPPGDEYDLLPPPTPTTNPPQSPCPTPPSPSSSSSEPPPSPPPPPKSSSGSSSSPPSAPSHFSSPPSPPSSSNPYYYLYLSGGGKTRGRASSACAALIVAALLPVVTFFK
- the LOC133886886 gene encoding proline-rich receptor-like protein kinase PERK2 isoform X2 — encoded protein: MEGRAAGPAVSLVVWLLVCFDVVAVVAGDQSEAVAAGGPESSVLCVSKCGTCPTICTSSPPSIVPLTAPSPPSSLLPLSAPPPPYLELLLPPPPGDEYDLLPPPTPTTNPPQSPCPTPPSPSSSSSEPPPSPPPPPKSSSGSSSSPPSAPSHFSSPPSPPSSSNPYYYLYLSGGGKTRGRASSACAALIVAALLPVVTFFK
- the LOC133886700 gene encoding two-component response regulator-like APRR3 isoform X3, which codes for MKAWQVMRERAYAFDLVLTEVAMPTLSGIQLLARVVAADECKNIPVIMMSSQDSISTVLKCMQKGAVDFLVKPVRKNELRNLWQHVWRRHAMNSQINASENNAASNHLSANAADSSKTGENSDEESDGHSFGSKRETEIQSVEKLPEILKDEGAGSSRKNKIQSESYGGVNTKAHASKGSDGALSGSACNISNLQAFSAETNVRSKCLNGTTSAKFAEQIMDNALRIADASSRHPSNLGKDLAMTQPTTDRKCKSSVLESIAVTENNLGENSKGAARGHAESCPSQFLEINLGKQHCLNGYTNQEFREKDIFNHSNSSAFSRYGNKRIEPSSQQQLFPSLRIARQEPVYGKDPVLQPNGVLPSHEHNTGESRMQAQIPLDSSMDGAAILCSSRAREKAGTSSSSHRKDSLSHPSYGFIPLPIPVGAAMPYHYGAILQPLYYPQASHVHCDSAGINKAAIQHASGKFNYHENHCKLSQVDEHKQLDENQQLHHSRQILRESGEPIHMVGSHVERVNQSASCSKDIRKGSGCTGSGETDINTNTVVALESGNESGVQNCSNNGLDSDRSRREAALIKFRMKRKDRCFEKKVRYHSRKKLAEQRPRVKGQFVSQKLKSTTTTDAETDS
- the LOC133886700 gene encoding two-component response regulator-like APRR3 isoform X1, which produces MSPDADAVTASAAGGGGGGEASGASPSPSQSRAAAGRGVVRWDQILPRCSLRVLLVEHDDSTRQVVTALLRKCGYRVAAVADGMKAWQVMRERAYAFDLVLTEVAMPTLSGIQLLARVVAADECKNIPVIMMSSQDSISTVLKCMQKGAVDFLVKPVRKNELRNLWQHVWRRHAMNSQINASENNAASNHLSANAADSSKTGENSDEESDGHSFGSKRETEIQSVEKLPEILKDEGAGSSRKNKIQSESYGGVNTKAHASKGSDGALSGSACNISNLQAFSAETNVRSKCLNGTTSAKFAEQIMDNALRIADASSRHPSNLGKDLAMTQPTTDRKCKSSVLESIAVTENNLGENSKGAARGHAESCPSQFLEINLGKQHCLNGYTNQEFREKDIFNHSNSSAFSRYGNKRIEPSSQQQLFPSLRIARQEPVYGKDPVLQPNGVLPSHEHNTGESRMQAQIPLDSSMDGAAILCSSRAREKAGTSSSSHRKDSLSHPSYGFIPLPIPVGAAMPYHYGAILQPLYYPQASHVHCDSAGINKAAIQHASGKFNYHENHCKLSQVDEHKQLDENQQLHHSRQILRESGEPIHMVGSHVERVNQSASCSKDIRKGSGCTGSGETDINTNTVVALESGNESGVQNCSNNGLDSDRSRREAALIKFRMKRKDRCFEKKVRYHSRKKLAEQRPRVKGQFVSQKLKSTTTTDAETDS